GGTGCAAAGCAACTGAAAGCTATCTTGATGAACTAGCTAAAATGGTTTACTCAATCAGTGAGCCCAGATGGCAGTCTGAGGAAGATTCCAAGAGGATAAGAGATCTTCGCCGAAGAATTCATGATCTGTATGCTCGTTATAGGGCGACGGCTAGCACCTAAAGGTCATATAATCGCCATTCCTGCTTACCCAAATCCTCAGCTCAAGGCCGGGACTGCTCTTTTTCACAGGTCTCTGCAGCCCGGACGGCTGCAGCGGAGCCCCCGTGGTCCGGTTTATGGCGTCCCGATGAAAAGAGTGGTTCCTGACCTGGGCCAGAAAATTCTGAGTTTCAGCGGTACTCAGCTTCCCATTTTCGGATGACCAAGGATTCGATTAAACGATTGCTGATATTTCAAAAAAGCAGGAGGTCACCGCAAAAGCGACCTCCTCTAACATTTTCAAGAAAAGAGAACCATTGAGGAAATAGTTCAGGATTTTATCCGGGACAACTCTGTTGAAATCCAGTCCGGTTCCGCAGGATTATTCTTCTTTTTCAGGACAGCTTATTACCTCCAGGCAATTATAGCCTCAAGGGGGTACTGTAAAGAGTCAGAATCAGTTGGGCTAGTACTCTTCTCTTTCCCACCCCAACGGTTGATCAGACAGCGGATCCGATGCAGATTCCTCCCCGCTACGCCCACCGGAGGCATCGACAACCATGACGGATGAAGCCTGCAGCCCTTCATCGCCGAGTTCGGCTGTGAAATTAACTCCGTCTCCTGGTTTTAACTGATCGAAATCATAATTGAGGATGCTGTTGCGGTGAAAATAGACTTCCTCTCCATCGGTTGAACGTAAAAACCCATATCCTTCATCGGAAAATATTTTGGTGATCAGGGCGATTGTCTCCTGCTGGGGATGAACCTTCCGCACCCCCTGTTGCTTTTCAATTTGCTGCTTCAAGCGACGTTGCGCTGACTTGAAGGCGTTTTTGATTACAGTCGGCAGATCTTCCGTGTCTTCCTTTAAACCCGATTTATGGTTGACGACAAGATCATGCCCCGGTGGAAAACGCATTTCAATGCGTACTCGATAGGGGTTGGATGTTTTGCGGCTTTTCTGCTCCAGTACAATTCCAACCCGGCAGCTGATGAGGTTATCGCTCAATTTTTCGAGTTTGGCTATATCGTTGTAAATCAGATTTTCAAGATACTCGCTTCGATCCAATCCATGAAAGGAAATTTCAGGGGGTATACGCATATTCGGTCCACCTCCATAGTGCTAATTTGACGGTTTATTTTCCGTTGGTGCATTATAAACTGTATATCATCTTCTGGCTAAATCAACATATTAGAGATGCTGTTCTATTTGTATTGAGCTCCTTCTCAGACTGAGGTATAGCCTTGAAAAGACATATAGCGGATATTAAAATGTAAATATGTGAATTAAACTCAGCCATAGATTTTCTTTTTGACAACGGTTCAGGAATACGAGAAGATGTATCCAGCACACACTAATCCCGCCCTAAAGACGGTAAAGCAGGCTTTTCCACCCCGGCAACTTCGATGATTATTTTTCGAGATCATCATTGGCAATAAGTGATCCCTCTCATGAATGATCAAGCAGCAAGGGCAGAAAGCGCCCTTTCCCGAAATCAGACTGAGGACAAATGGAACCTTGAAACCATATTGGACCCCAGGAAAATAAGGAAGGGCCACACCAGGTGGAATCAGTTTCATGCCGCCCTGCTTCAAATGAACTGCAAGGATCTTGCCGGTCCGATTCTCGATTTCGGTTTTGGAATCGGCTATTTTGTTCTTGAAGGCCTGCGTCGCCAAAAGAATATCTGGGGTGTCGATCTCCTCCCGGGCAAAATCGAGCGTTACCAAAGGCTTATTGATTATACTGAAAGTCCGGAAGAATGGAAAAAACGCTGTGTAATCGCTGACGGCGAGGAATTGCCTTTTCACTCCGAGTCGTTTTCGGCAATCAGCTCCTGGTATGTCTTTGAGCATATCCCCTTTCCATCCCTGGTACTTCGGGAACTGGTACGCATTACCAGAAAAGACGGGGTTATCGCCATCCGCGCCCAAGATGCCCGTAACGGCTGGGAAGGCCATTGCAAGATTCCCTGGGTGCCATTTCTCTCCGGAAGAATGGCTGAAGCCTGGATTGAAGAGTTTGGAAAATCTCCGGCATTACGCCGGGGCGTATACGACATAACCCAGCCCCAGGTAATTTCGATACTCGAGGAGCTTGGCTGTACAATCGTCAAACAGGCTCCCAGTCCTCTTCTCTTAATAAAGGATCACTGGAAACTCTCCTCGGAAAAGGAGGTACGCAGCCGGGCGCGCCAGGTAAGGCAGGAATTCGAAAAAGGAGAATGGCAGCCGCAACCGGAAAATCTCTACATTTATGCCTGCAAAAGATAACCGCATATCAAATCAGCCCGACTGCTGAACTGGGTCAGTGGTTTGGCGGCCATTAAAGCTATTGGCCTCAACGTATTTTCCGTTTTCCTGCTTTTTTGGGCAGACTACCCAGAGCAAGACACTCAAGATTCATTGCGCGATGAGCAAAAAATAAAATCTGATTACCCCTGAAACTCCGTAACTCCTTGCCCAGACGCGGACTGAAGATTAGTACCTCACAGATTGTTTTCTTGTTTTTTTGCAATAAAATAATCTCTCTAAAGGTTCTTTCCGGATCAGCTGGATTAGGGGTAGCCAGGAAACAAAAATTCCAAATTCACATTTTCTTCTTTTTATCGCCTTTCTCTTTGAAATGTTGACGGATGTCCTCAAACTCTGGACTCCGCTACAGCACGGATACGATTTTTTTCAAGAACTACTCCATTTTTTTAAGGAGATGATTTCAATTTTTGTTATACTCATAAGGATTGAGCCTGGTTGCAAGCCTTTCATATGTAAGGGTTCGCGGCCTTTCAGGGTGTCCTGGGTCAGTGGATATTTTTGGTACAACAATCTCGACATACCATTTGTATAGTCGGGAGCTCACCGAAAATACCAGGAATGGTACCCTGACCTCTCGGTACATCGATCTTTTTACCTCACTATCTGTAAAGTTGTTGTTTCTTGCTGTTAAGCTTTTAACATTTTGCATAATTCTATATTGAAGAATAACAAAATTATGATTCGAATCCTTACCATATTGCTCTTTTTCGTCATTGTTCCCTGCACAGTTTTCGCCCAGAACGATCAATATGATATAGCGTATATCTGGGACACCAGCCTGGAGAATGTTATTGATTACCAGCGGCAATTAGAAAAGGTCTTGGATCCGCAGGAAATAGATCGCCTGAACATTGTCCGCCGTGATCCCGGAGATTACGGACTAATCTACAATCTCGGCGGCACCGCCCTGACTTCCGCGCAATTGATGATTCAGCATAGTGAAGCACTTCGCCAGGCTGGTCTTTCCGAATGCTCTGCAATGAAGAATGATGGCTATTATCAACTCTATAATGTCAGCTATGGGGTGGGACCAAACATTGAGGCACTGAAGAAGGTCCATGAAAAAATCAGCCATTATCTCGGTGAGGAGGTGGAGAAAAATCTCTTTATTGTGGAGACGGGTTCTGAGAATTACGCCCTTATCTATCGACGCATGGGAGATCGTGCCTCAACTTACGCTGTAGCCCAAAAACACCGAAACCTGCTCAAAGCACAACGTATCTCAACAGCAATTTTACCGGAATTCAACAACCGTGTGGTATTTGGCACATCGCCCGAGGGTGCTGCAACAGAACCAATATCGACTCCGGTCACCGAGGTGGTCACTGTCATACCGGATGCCTCCCCTGCCCTGCCCAAGGAAGAGCAACCTGTAATTACCTTGACGCCAGATTTGGTTAAACGGATTGTCAGAGAGGCCCCTTCCGGCAATCCGCAATTTGAAAAACATATTGAGGAATTCATAGGTGAACTGCGCCGCAAAGGAGAACTGAGAAGCAATGAGAGAACCAGTTGGATGGTATATGACCTGACCAAGAACGAGCCTCTTGTCAATATCAATTCAGATCAGATTTTTCAAGCTGCCAGTATGATCAAGCCCTTCATATCGTTGGCCTTCTTTCACCAGGTAAAAGAAGGCGGCCTGGTATATGGCCCCAAAAGCAGAAGAAATATGGAAGCTATGATCCAGCACAGCAACAATGCTTCCACCAACTGGATAATGCGGATGGCAGGCGGACCTGCGCATGTCGAAGGCTTACTGCGAAAGCACTACGGTCATATATTTAAAAACACCCTGATCAAAGAATATATACCAGCCGGAGGCAGAACCTATAAGAACAGTGCTCTGCCTTCCGATTATGTCAGGTTTCTTTTGGCTCTGTGGAATGATGAGCTGCCGTACAGCAAAGAGATCCGCCGCCTGATGTCCCTTCCCGGACGTGACCGCCTCTATGACGGCACCCCGATTCCCCGAGGCACCAAAGTCTATAACAAAACCGGTTCGACCGCCTACCTCTGCGGTGACATGGGTATCCTTGTCCTGCACGATAAAACGGGTCAGCCTTATCCCTATGTTATCGTCGGTATTATTGAACAAAACAGCCGTCCCAAAAATTACGGGCACTGGATGCGCACCCGGGGTGATGTGATCAGAAAAGTTTCTACTCTGGTTTACGAACAGATTAAAGACCAGTATAAGCTTTAACGAAAAAGTTTCGTTTCACTTGCCTGAGCCGCTGTCCTTAAAAAATCAAAAAAGTGAGTGATGCCATGAAAATAGCGGGTTATGGGGTGTTTGGCACTCCCACAGTGGTTATCGACGGTGAGGTGAAATCCGTTGGCAAGATTCCCACCAAAGAGGATGTTGTTGGTTGGCTTAAAAAATAACAGAGGATGCCGACAACTGCCCCAAAATGGTGAGATGCACCGGTACCTCTTGTCCTGGAGCTGAACCCCCAACCATACCATCCCGGAGTAAAAATTGATAAAAATACAACCTAGATGGACACTGATTATCGCTGCCATTCTCATTGCTGTCGCAGGAACATACAGCCTGCTGTCGGCACGATCTTCACCAAGTGAGGGCAAGGAGAATTTGCAGGCGGCCACTGCGCCTGCTCCCGGTTTGGTCACAATGATCGACCTGGGTGCCTCCGAATGTATTCCGTGCAAGATGATGGCACCTATTCTCGAAGAGCTCAAAGAGGAATATCAAGGCAAGGCGGATATTATCTTTATCGATGTGTGGCAGAAACCTGATCAGGCAAAAAAGTATGGCATCCGGGCAATCCCAACACAGATTTTCTTTGATGCCGACGGCAGGGAAGTGCAGCGGCACGTTGGTTTTCTTGATAAAAAGCAGATCATTAAAATTTTGAGAGAACTCGGAGTCTCCTGATGTTTCAACAGGAGTTGCTGTACCTGAGACTGAGGTGAACATGTTCGATCACTTCCTGCTTGCCGTGAACCAGTGGATGAACAGCGGGTTGGCTCTGGCCGCAACAGGAGCTTTTCTCTGGGGCCTGGTCAGTGTCTTGTTCAGTCCCTGTCACCTGGCTTCCATCCCTCTCGTCGTCGCCTATGTGGGCGGTCAGGAAACCGCAGTTCAGCCACGCAAGGCCGGATGGTATGCCTGCTCCTTCACACTGGGGCTGTTTATCACCATTGCCGGGCTGGGTATTGTCTGCTCCCTGTTGGGCCGCATGCTTGGTGATGTGGGCATCTGGTGGCAGATTCCGGTCGGCGCTGTTCTTATCTGGGTAGCCCTGGGCATGCTTGGCGTGCAGGCCTGTTCCATGAACGGTTCACTGCTGTATCGCCTCAGGCTGAAAGGCATATCCGGAGCATTCGGTCTTGGGTTGACTTATGGAATACTCTCCGGCACCTGCACCTTCGGTTTCATCGCTCCCATACTCGCCATTGTAACGGTGCAGCAAAAAGTTCTTACAGGCTCGGTGATGATGCTCCTTTTTGCCCTTGGCCATTGTCTGCCGATAGTCATCGCCGGCAGCTCCACTGCGTTGATTCGTAAGCTTATGGAAAATAGCGCCTACCAGGGTGCAGGGCTATGGTTCCGACGCGGCGCCGGGACGGTGATTGCCGGACTGGGATGCTATTTTATTGCAGGTCCCTTTATCGGCAGCGCCTGAACCTTGCCCCCGGGAAGTTGTTAATTTTCTCACTCAGCTGGGCTGAGAACCTTTAGACGGATTGTTTTCTTGCAATGAAAAACACGAACACTCAAAAACGGGAGGCCTGTTTTATGAACTTGCAGAAAATCTATGAGTATGCACTTCAGAGAGAAGAGGAAGGATATCAGTTTTTCAAACGTAATGCCGAAGAGGCAAGCCATGGAGCAGCGATAGAGATCTTTGAGAAGCTTGCAAATGAAGAACTGAAACATATCCAATACATAAAGGAGCTTATCAATACTCCCGAAGAAGAAGCAGGTCCTACCAACACTCCTCTTGAAAAAGATAGCTGGTTTGAAGATCGTGCAGGCCGGGAGCTGTTGGACCAGAGCTTGATTGAGTCAATGATTCCCGATATCGCTGTCTTAAGGACAGCATATTTGATTGAACACGACCTTTCTGAGTTTTATGAGATGGCCGCCAAAAATTCCTCAGGTGTTGCCCAGCTGGCCTTCTCTCAGCTGGCCGCATGGGAACGTGGGCATGAAGCCTTCTTCAAGGAACTACACGACAGAATCTTTCAGGAGTATACCGAAATGCCATGGGGCGGATGAAATAACATCCCGGCCTAAAAATGGCCGGGATGTGTAGATCTACCCAACTGAGCTCGGTATTAATTAGTTGGTTAAGCGGCTTTTTTGACAATATTAACGGCGCAGACCTTCAGCTCCGGAATCTTACAGATCGGATCGTAGGCCGAGTTTGTCAATATATTGGCACAGCTTTCTATAAAATGGAAGGGCATAAAGGCGGATCCTTTTTCGATACGTTTGGTCACAAGGGCCTTGGTATCGACGCTGCCCCGTCTCGATGAGACGGTGACGACTTCCCCATTGATGACCCCCAATCTTTCGGCATCGGCAATACTCAGCTCAATGAAACCTTCTTTGATTTCAGCATCGAGAGTGGGTGAATTCCTGGTCATGGTGCCGGTGTGGTAATGGGCAAAGACCCTTCCTGTGGAGAACCAGAAAGGATAATCATCATCCACATTTTCAGCAGGAACCTGAAAGCCAATACCGTGAAACAGCCCTTTGCCGCGGGCAATCCTGCCCTTGTGAAGATAACGGGTTCCGGGATGATCCGGAGCAGGACAAGGCCACTGCAGGCCGTCGCCCTCCAGCCGTTCATAGGATATTCCGGCATAGGAAGGAGTTAACTTAGCCATCTCGTCGAAGATTTCCTCGGGTGAGGAATAGCTCATCGGGTAGCCGAAGCGGCTGGAGATATCCTGAATTATCTGCCAGTCCTGCCGCGCCTCGCCGCGCGGTTCAATGGCCTGACGTACCCTGCTGACCCGCCTTTCGGTATTGGAAAAAGTACCGTCTTTTTCGGCAAAAGAGACGCCCGGTAAAACGACATCCGCCATTTCCGCGGTAGCTGTGAGGAAAATATCCTGCACCACCAGAAACTCGGCCTTCTCTAGAGCTTTTTTTACATGGGTGACATCCGGGTCACTGACCACCGGGTTCTCCCCCATGATATAAAGTGCCTTAACACTGTCATTATCCAGACCTTCGAGCATTGCGGGAATGGTAAGCCCAACCTTGTCGGAGAGAGAATCAACCTGCCAGGCTTTGGCGAACTTCTCGATCACACCTGCAGAGGTTACCGGCTGATAGGCCGTAAAGACGTTAGGAAGACCGCCCATGTCACAGGCTCCCTGCACATTATTCTGGCCGCGTAACGGATTCACACCTGAGGATTCCTTGCCCAGGCTGCCGGTAAGCATGGCCAGATTGGCAAGCGATTTGACATTGTCCACTCCGGTGGTATGCTGGGTGATTCCCATGCAGTATATGATCGAAGCCTTATCGGCAGTCCCGTAACATTCGGCGATCCGCTCGATGTCTGCAGCCGGTACGCCGCATATTGCCGAGGCCTTATCCGGAGTAAAGCCCTCGATTACCTTCCGGCAGGCCTCGAAGTCCTCGGTCTGTTCATCAATAAAGGCTTGATCGTGCCAGCCTTTTGCCAGGATCACATTCATAATACCGTTGATCAGAGCGACATCGGTTCCCATTGTATGGTTGACGTGAATATCGGCAATTTCGGAGATATGGACCTTGCGCGGATCGGCGACAATGATCTTGGCACCGTTCTTCTTGGCCCGATAAATGCGGGTGGCTACCAGAGGATGAGCAACCGTGGTGTTTGAACCGATGATGAAAATGCAGTCGGCGTCTTCAAACTCCTCGATGGAATTCGTCATCGCGCCACTTCCAAAAGCTGCGGCAAGACCTGCCACGGTGGAAGAGTGTCAGAGACGGGCGCAATGATCTATGTTGTTGGTCTTCACCGCCGCACGGGCAAACTTCTGCAGCAGGTAGTTTTCCTCGTTGGTAACCTTAGCGGAAGTTAAAAAACCTATGCTGTCCGGTCCGCTCTCTGCCGCAATCTCCTTCAGTCTCGAAGCCGTGTAGTCAAGAGCCTCATCCCAGGAGACCTCTTCAAGCTTATCGTTTTTACGGATAAGCGGCTGGGTCAAGCGATGTTTATTGCGGATGAATTCATGGACATTCCAGCCTTTAATGCAGAGTTTTCCTTCATTAACCGGGCTTGTTTTGCAGGGTATGGTGCCAATCGGGTCGCCATCCAGCACTTCCAGAAAAAAGTTGCAGCCACAACCACAGTATGTACATGTTGTCAGTACTGTCCTGTAATCCATAATAGTACCTTTCCTATTCTTTACCCTGTACAGGCTCTATAGTATTTAGCGGAGATCTCCGGCGGTTCATGCCTGTTTTAAAATCAAATTGCTCATCCATGACGGCATTGACTTTCTTATACAGGGTCCGCAGAGGGATATGTGAAGGACAGGCTTCCTCGCATAGCCCGCAGTCTATACAGCGCCCAACCATATGCATTGCCCTGGTGTGATGAAACGCAGGAATTTCGGGAGGTAGTTCACCTTTCTTTATCAGGTCATCGCACTTGAGGCTGCATTCACTGCAGAAACACATGGGACAGATATTAGAGCAGCCGTAGCATTTGATGCATTTGACAAACTCCTCCATCCAGTAGGAGAACCGCTCGGTCAATCCCAGTGCATCGATTTCAGCAACCGATTTTGAGGCCCCCGCCTGGACGGCTTCCCCCGCCATGATCTCCTTCGGATAGGGCTGCGAACATTCGCAGGCATCAGCCAGTTCCTGCGGACAGGCAATACCAACCGGCACAACCTTCTTGGGATCAAGCTGGTTCCAGGTATAGAGCGTTTGCAGTCCCCTGTCGTCACATCCCCTGACCAGCACACCGAAAACTTCCCCGGGGTAAGCCCGGTACAGATTTATCAGATATTTGTTGAGAGGATATCTGGAATCACCAGCTTTTTTGGTATCGCCCAAAACCATGTTCTCCATATCGTCGCCCTTCCGGTACAAATGAGGAGCGACATGGCCATGTTTCAGGGCAAGGCCCATGAATCCTGCAATCTCATCTGATTCCAGGAGGTCTTTTACTTTTTTCTTGATAGTGTCAATCATAAAAACACCCTACCTGTCTTAGGCCAATTCTTTTCTGTAATCATTCTTCAAAGGGGACGGCCCCAGCCTGCGCAGCTCGTCGATGAACGTATTAAATTCATGAACCAGCTCCGGTGCTTCAGCTGAAGAAACCCAGCTCGCCTTGAGACGCTCCTCTTCGATTCCGCTGAACTTGAGCATCTCCCTGAGAACGGTTACACGCTTCCTGGTGGAATAATTACCATACAGGTAATTGCATTCGCCGAGGTGTCAGCCGCCGACAAATACACCATCCACCCCACGTTGAAACGCCAAAAGAATATGGTGCGGTGACACACTCCCACTACACATTACCCGGACCGTGCGAACATTCGCCGGGTACTGCAAACGACTGACCCCAGCCAGGTCAGCAGCGGCGTATGCTCACCAGGTACACAGAAAACAGACGATCTTGGGTTCGAAAATGTCGTCACTCATTATCAGTTCCTTTTTAAATTTTTAAAACTACAAAACGTATATCGCTTTTCGTACTGGATAATGCCAGGCACTAGATTGCCCGTATCTGCGCCAACAATTGCTCCGGTTTATACCCTCTCAGAATGGCGCTGTGAGAGGGACATGTCGCGGCACAGTTACCGCAGCCCTTGCAGAGAATCTCCTTGACCTCACACACTCTAGTTTCCCTGTTGTAGCTGATGGCATCATAGGGACAGACATTGAGACATCCCATGCAGCCTACACAGGATTCTGCATCAATCTGTGCGACAATCGCACTTTTCACCAACATGTCCTTGAAAAGGATGGCGCCGATCCGTGAAGCAACGCCCATGCCCTGGGTCCGCGCCTCAACCGAAGTACTCGGATAGCGGGCACTGCCGCAGACGAATATGCCATCCGCTGCAAAATCAAGGGGACGAAGTTTGGCATGGGCCTCCAGAAAGAAACCGTTCTTATCGGTGGGAACCCTCATCAGCCCGGCGATCTCGGAGGCGTCTGCCCTGGCGACAAGAGGTGTGGAAAGCACAACAAGATCAGTATCGATCTCCTTGGTCACTCCCAGCACTGACTGATGAAAGACCACTTTGCCTTCATTGACCTGCGGCTCTCTCTCCGGATCATAGACATCGAAGCTTATTCCCATCCCCCTGGCATCCCAGAGCATTTGCTCCTTTTCATCACCGTACATCTGCATGTCGCGGTAGAGAATATGGACATTTGCCAGCGGATATTTACGCTTGATGATCATAGCGTTTTTTACCGCGGTGGCACAGCAGATTCGCGAACAGTATTCCCGTTCCGCATTGCGTGCTCCGGCGCACTGGATCATCACTATTTTAGAACCCTTGAACGATCCTTCCTTGAGCCTTTTTTCGAGCTCCATCTGGGTAATGACCGTTTCACCGTTGTAGCCGAACAAACCTTCACCGGTAAGAGGGACACCACCGGAAGCCACCACGATGCAGCCTACGGTTTCTTCTTTTTTCTCTCCCCCTGCTATCTGGTATGCGACCTTGTAGTTGCCGATATAACCGGTTATCTCGGTCACCCGTGTGTCTGCCAGTGCGGTGATATTAGATATGGCGCCGACCTTTTCGGCCAGCCCGGCAATCCGCTCTGCTGCGGAAGTGCCGTTTTCGAGAAGATGAAGATCCCGCATCACGCCACCGAATTCTTTTTCTTTCTCAACCAGCAGGACTTCAAGTCCCATGCCGGCCAGAGCTTCAGCCGCGGAAAGTCCGGCGATGCCACCGCCGATCACGAGAATTTTGCGAATCAGGGAGGATTCAATGTCCAACTGAGGTTCGAGCATCGTACTTTTGGCGACCCCCATGCGCACCAGATCCATAGCCTTTGCGGTGGCGGTATCCCGTTTGCCCATATGCACCCATGAACACTGGTCCCGGATATTCACCATTTCAAAAAGATAGGGATTGAGCCCGGCCTGGGCACAGGAACTGGAGAAGAGCGGTGCATGCGTCCGGGGGGAACACGAGGCAACTACAACCCGGTTGAGATCGTTTTGCCTGATGGCGTTCTGGATCTCGCCGATTCCGGATTCCGAACAGGTATAGAGATTTTCCTTGGTATAGACAACCCCAGGCAGAGTGGCGGCGTATTCCGTGACTGATTTGCAGTCGAGATGACCGGCAATATTGGATCCGCAATCGCAAATAAATACGCCAACCCGTAATTCCTCAGTATTTTCATTACCCTTATTTTTCATTTCTCAGAAACCTTTTAAGATACCTTGAGTAATTCTTGGGGAGAGACGGTGACTGTCTGCACTGCCCGCGAAGCCGCACTGCTTGCCTGGGCAACCGATTCTGGGATGTCCATTGGGCTGTGGGCGCAACCGCACACGAAAATACCCTCTTTCGTCGTATCAAGCGGGTTTTCCGGGCTGGTTTTAAAAAAGCCGAACCTGTTAATTTCAATTCCCAGGATTTCTGCTAAATCCTTGACACCGTCTGCAGGAGCGCAGGCCGTCGCCAGAACGACCAGATCAAATTCCTCGCGCTGCACCACCTGCTTCTGAGTATCCTCATACACCAGCACCGGCCTGTCGTCCGGTCCGTTCTGAATTTCGGCAACTCTGCTGCGTCTGTAGGTAATATTCGAATTATTATTACCCCTGACCTTGTATTCATCAAAGCCTTTGCCGACGGCACGGATGTCCATGCCGAAGATCACCGAGGTGGTCTCATTGTCGTGCTCATGGGCAATGATGGCCTCTTTTATTGAGTGCATGCAGCAAAAACCGGAGCAGAAGGGATAAAAGCGAAGATCTCTGGAACCGACACACTGGATAAAGGCAAGTTTCCTGGCGGTGGTAAAACTTTCCGCCTTTTGCTTCAACTCTTCAAGCCTTGAGCGCAGTGGCAGATATTCCTCGTACTTTGCGGCCCACTGTTTTTGGCTATCATCCGCCTCAGCTTCTCCGGAGGAATATCTCTTGTAGAACTCTGCGCTTTTCTCCCCATATTTCTCTTCGAGCCGGGCAAGTCCCTTGGCTGCTTTGTTTTCCTGCTTTTCCAGCGTCTCGATCTCATGCAGAACGGCGACATCGGAAGGACGGTCTATGTGCCCATGGGTGGGGCCGCTGGCACTAAGAAAACGTTCAAACTCCATGGCCGTAACCACATTGGGCAATTCGTTGTATCTGTACTCGTGAATCTTTCCGGGATTGAAGACAGTGTAGCCGCTGGCAGCTATAATTGAACCGATTTCCAGCTCGACAACTTCATCTTTCTGTTCAAAATCAACCGCATTTGCCTCGCATTTTTTCTGGCAGATACCACACTTCTTGCCCTGAAAAACCCGGCAATGTTCTGTATCGATAGCGTGGGTGGAAGGAATACCCTGGGCAAACCAGCTGTAAATGGCCTTTCGCTTGCTGTGACCCTCGTTGTACAGGTCCGTCACCAGCGTCGGGCAGGATTCCGCACAGGCTCCGCAACCGGTGCATTTGGCCTGATCGACATAACGGGCCTTTTTACGCACCTGTACCTTGAAGCAACCGGCACTTCCCTCAACCTTCTCAACTTCGCTGTATGCCATCAATTCAATATTGGGATGTCGACCGACATCCAGCATTTTCGGCGAGAGTATTCAGATGGCACAATCATTGGTGGGAAAGGTCTTGTCGAGCTGGGCCATCTTCCCGCCTATGCTGGGCAGCCGTTCCACCAGATAGACCTTGAATCCCATCTCCGCAAGATCCAGAGATGACTGAATCCCTGCAATACCACCACCAATAACAAGCATGTCCCTATTCACAATTACCTCCCGTTAAGGCAGTTAACATAATCAAGCTCAAGCGGCTTCTTTGATTTTCAGAGGCCCTAAAGATTGTATTTCTTCTGTAAACTCTGCAGCAACCTCGGCAAATTTGGTTCCTTCAGCAGAAGATATCCATTCAAGCCGCACTCTGCCCGGTTCAATACCCAGGATCTGCACCAGTTCTTTTGTGGTCTGAAAAACTTTTTCACACTTTACATTACCATCCAGGTAATGACAGTCGCCAATGTGTCAGCCGGCGACAAGGACACCGTCCGCCCCGTTTTCAAACCCTTTTAAAATAAAATTAGGATTGATGCGGCCAGAGCACATGACCCGGATGATGCGCAGATTCGGAGGATACTGAAATCTGCTGACACCGGCCAGATCCGCCGCCGAATACGCACACCAGTTGCAGGCAAACGCTACTATTTTTGGCTTGAATTCCCCGGACATTTTCTCTTCCTTAGTAATAGGTATTTTACCTGAAATATTTCACTTAAAAACAGAAACCTAACTCAATATTGACCAATAACTGGTGTGCAGTGCATC
This region of Desulfopila inferna genomic DNA includes:
- a CDS encoding thioredoxin family protein, translated to MSDAMKIAGYGVFGTPTVVIDGEVKSVGKIPTKEDVVGWLKK
- a CDS encoding HPF/RaiA family ribosome-associated protein, with product MRIPPEISFHGLDRSEYLENLIYNDIAKLEKLSDNLISCRVGIVLEQKSRKTSNPYRVRIEMRFPPGHDLVVNHKSGLKEDTEDLPTVIKNAFKSAQRRLKQQIEKQQGVRKVHPQQETIALITKIFSDEGYGFLRSTDGEEVYFHRNSILNYDFDQLKPGDGVNFTAELGDEGLQASSVMVVDASGGRSGEESASDPLSDQPLGWEREEY
- a CDS encoding class I SAM-dependent methyltransferase, producing MNDQAARAESALSRNQTEDKWNLETILDPRKIRKGHTRWNQFHAALLQMNCKDLAGPILDFGFGIGYFVLEGLRRQKNIWGVDLLPGKIERYQRLIDYTESPEEWKKRCVIADGEELPFHSESFSAISSWYVFEHIPFPSLVLRELVRITRKDGVIAIRAQDARNGWEGHCKIPWVPFLSGRMAEAWIEEFGKSPALRRGVYDITQPQVISILEELGCTIVKQAPSPLLLIKDHWKLSSEKEVRSRARQVRQEFEKGEWQPQPENLYIYACKR
- a CDS encoding serine hydrolase, encoding MIRILTILLFFVIVPCTVFAQNDQYDIAYIWDTSLENVIDYQRQLEKVLDPQEIDRLNIVRRDPGDYGLIYNLGGTALTSAQLMIQHSEALRQAGLSECSAMKNDGYYQLYNVSYGVGPNIEALKKVHEKISHYLGEEVEKNLFIVETGSENYALIYRRMGDRASTYAVAQKHRNLLKAQRISTAILPEFNNRVVFGTSPEGAATEPISTPVTEVVTVIPDASPALPKEEQPVITLTPDLVKRIVREAPSGNPQFEKHIEEFIGELRRKGELRSNERTSWMVYDLTKNEPLVNINSDQIFQAASMIKPFISLAFFHQVKEGGLVYGPKSRRNMEAMIQHSNNASTNWIMRMAGGPAHVEGLLRKHYGHIFKNTLIKEYIPAGGRTYKNSALPSDYVRFLLALWNDELPYSKEIRRLMSLPGRDRLYDGTPIPRGTKVYNKTGSTAYLCGDMGILVLHDKTGQPYPYVIVGIIEQNSRPKNYGHWMRTRGDVIRKVSTLVYEQIKDQYKL
- a CDS encoding ferritin-like domain-containing protein; its protein translation is MNLQKIYEYALQREEEGYQFFKRNAEEASHGAAIEIFEKLANEELKHIQYIKELINTPEEEAGPTNTPLEKDSWFEDRAGRELLDQSLIESMIPDIAVLRTAYLIEHDLSEFYEMAAKNSSGVAQLAFSQLAAWERGHEAFFKELHDRIFQEYTEMPWGG
- a CDS encoding thioredoxin family protein gives rise to the protein MIKIQPRWTLIIAAILIAVAGTYSLLSARSSPSEGKENLQAATAPAPGLVTMIDLGASECIPCKMMAPILEELKEEYQGKADIIFIDVWQKPDQAKKYGIRAIPTQIFFDADGREVQRHVGFLDKKQIIKILRELGVS
- a CDS encoding cytochrome c biogenesis CcdA family protein, giving the protein MFDHFLLAVNQWMNSGLALAATGAFLWGLVSVLFSPCHLASIPLVVAYVGGQETAVQPRKAGWYACSFTLGLFITIAGLGIVCSLLGRMLGDVGIWWQIPVGAVLIWVALGMLGVQACSMNGSLLYRLRLKGISGAFGLGLTYGILSGTCTFGFIAPILAIVTVQQKVLTGSVMMLLFALGHCLPIVIAGSSTALIRKLMENSAYQGAGLWFRRGAGTVIAGLGCYFIAGPFIGSA